From a region of the Methanolobus tindarius DSM 2278 genome:
- a CDS encoding TIGR04083 family peptide-modifying radical SAM enzyme, whose protein sequence is MSFHVMLIPTLGCPGECNYCWSSEEKSPVMSIDTIKEVVEWLKNFKDDSVTFTFHGGEPLLAGADFYREALPMLAEGAKPKKVAFAIQTNLWKMTDEIAKIFAEYEIPIGSSLDGPKELNDFQRGEGYFEKTMRGYEIAKEHGLSVRFITTFTSHSEKFREEIFNFYLENGWTLKFHPALPSLRGNEPEKWALDPEEYGRLLIYLLDKYLENIDSIEVMNIDHLCKGVFSGRGAVCTFVDCMGDVLAIGPDGGIYPCYRFVGMPEYVMGNVRDNPGIEELSKSDAWKLMFDYKDYVDENCKDCSHIKYCRGGCPYNAITPTGGEIKDVDPHCISYKMILDEITERVNNEMFGGPSMEMDFFQNPMKPSKPGIMALMFKK, encoded by the coding sequence ATGTCTTTTCACGTGATGCTAATCCCCACCCTGGGCTGTCCCGGAGAATGTAATTACTGCTGGAGTTCTGAAGAAAAATCCCCTGTAATGAGCATCGATACCATAAAAGAAGTAGTTGAGTGGCTCAAAAACTTCAAAGATGATTCAGTTACTTTTACCTTTCACGGAGGAGAACCACTTTTAGCAGGTGCTGATTTCTACAGAGAAGCTTTACCAATGCTTGCTGAAGGAGCAAAACCAAAGAAAGTGGCTTTTGCAATACAGACCAACCTCTGGAAGATGACAGATGAAATTGCTAAGATCTTTGCGGAGTATGAGATTCCCATCGGTTCCAGTCTTGATGGTCCAAAAGAGCTTAATGATTTCCAGAGAGGTGAGGGCTATTTTGAAAAGACCATGCGTGGCTATGAGATAGCAAAGGAACACGGACTTTCCGTAAGATTCATTACTACTTTCACCTCCCATTCCGAAAAATTCAGAGAAGAGATTTTCAATTTTTACCTGGAGAACGGCTGGACTCTCAAATTCCATCCTGCCCTTCCCTCATTACGTGGCAATGAACCTGAAAAATGGGCTCTTGATCCGGAAGAATACGGCAGGCTTCTTATCTACCTCCTGGACAAATATCTCGAAAACATAGACAGTATCGAGGTAATGAACATTGACCACCTCTGTAAAGGAGTGTTTAGTGGTAGAGGTGCTGTATGTACTTTCGTAGATTGCATGGGAGATGTTCTGGCCATAGGGCCTGATGGTGGCATATACCCATGTTACCGTTTTGTAGGTATGCCAGAATATGTAATGGGTAATGTTCGTGATAATCCAGGCATTGAAGAACTTTCAAAATCCGATGCATGGAAGCTCATGTTCGATTACAAGGATTACGTAGATGAAAACTGCAAGGACTGTTCCCATATAAAATATTGTAGAGGCGGCTGCCCTTACAATGCCATAACCCCAACAGGTGGAGAAATAAAGGACGTTGATCCACACTGCATTTCCTACAAGATGATACTCGACGAAATAACTGAAAGAGTTAATAATGAGATGTTCGGTGGACCAAGCATGGAAATGGATTTCTTCCAGAACCCTATGAAGCCTTCAAAGCCAGGAATAATGGCCCTGATGTTTAAGAAATAA